From a single Cupriavidus taiwanensis LMG 19424 genomic region:
- a CDS encoding pirin family protein: MIEIRKSAERGYADHGWLKSYHSFSFADYYDPQHVQFGPLRVINEDRVAPGMGFGTHGHRDMEIISYVLEGELAHKDSMGNGSVIRPGDVQRMSAGTGVRHSEYNHAAHDTTHFLQIWIMPAENGIDPGYEEKHFEAADKRGKLRLVASADGADGSVLVHQDIRLYAGLFDGDEAATLALAPGRRAYVHVARGRVTVNGKALEAGDAARLEEVAEVALSGGDGAEVLVFDLP; the protein is encoded by the coding sequence ATGATTGAAATCAGAAAGTCTGCAGAGCGTGGGTACGCCGATCACGGCTGGCTGAAGTCCTATCATTCGTTCTCGTTCGCCGACTATTACGACCCTCAGCATGTGCAGTTCGGGCCGCTGCGCGTGATCAATGAAGACCGCGTCGCGCCGGGCATGGGCTTTGGCACCCATGGCCACCGCGACATGGAAATCATCAGCTACGTGCTGGAAGGCGAGCTGGCGCACAAGGACAGCATGGGCAACGGCAGCGTCATCCGCCCGGGCGACGTGCAGCGCATGAGCGCCGGCACCGGCGTGCGGCATTCGGAGTACAACCATGCCGCGCACGACACCACGCACTTCCTGCAGATCTGGATCATGCCGGCCGAGAACGGCATCGATCCCGGCTACGAGGAAAAGCACTTCGAGGCGGCCGACAAGCGCGGCAAGCTGCGCCTGGTGGCCAGTGCCGACGGTGCCGATGGCTCGGTGCTGGTGCACCAGGACATCCGGCTCTATGCCGGCCTGTTCGACGGCGACGAGGCTGCCACGCTGGCGCTGGCGCCGGGACGCCGCGCCTATGTCCACGTGGCGCGCGGGCGGGTGACGGTCAACGGCAAGGCGCTGGAGGCCGGCGACGCGGCCCGGCTGGAAGAGGTGGCCGAGGTCGCGCTGTCCGGCGGCGATGGCGCCGAAGTGCTGGTGTTCGACCTGCCCTGA
- a CDS encoding LysR family transcriptional regulator has translation MALSLESLEVLDAIERKGSFAAAAHEMGKVPSALTYVVRKLEEDLDVLLFDRRRHRAELTPAGRALLDEGRHLLHAADDLARRVKRLATGWEATLTIVVDDLINFRALLPVIHDFYAENSATRLRFSKEVLGGAWDALVSNRADLVIGGAYDAPSTQGFQIRPLGSMPFVFAVAAHHPLATEEGPLTTIQIAKHRIVAVGDTSRNLPARTHGVLAGQDVLVVPTMRDKLEAQIRGLGCGWLPAPMAQPHIESGVLQARETVEVRAPGNFKVAWRTSNRGKALQWWAGKLEDPRLAQALLQQPDFAG, from the coding sequence ATGGCCCTCTCGCTAGAATCCCTCGAAGTCCTCGACGCCATCGAACGCAAGGGCAGCTTTGCCGCCGCCGCGCACGAAATGGGCAAGGTCCCCTCCGCGCTGACCTATGTGGTGCGCAAGCTGGAAGAAGACCTGGACGTGCTGCTGTTCGACCGGCGCCGCCACCGCGCCGAACTCACGCCCGCGGGCCGCGCGCTGCTGGACGAGGGCCGCCATCTGCTGCACGCTGCCGATGACCTGGCCCGGCGCGTCAAGCGCCTGGCCACCGGCTGGGAGGCCACCCTCACCATCGTGGTCGACGACCTGATCAACTTCCGCGCGCTGCTGCCGGTGATCCACGACTTCTATGCCGAGAACTCCGCCACCCGGCTGCGCTTTTCCAAGGAAGTGCTGGGCGGTGCGTGGGACGCACTGGTCAGCAACCGCGCCGACCTGGTGATCGGCGGCGCCTACGATGCGCCCAGCACGCAGGGCTTCCAGATCCGGCCGCTGGGGTCGATGCCGTTCGTGTTCGCCGTGGCCGCGCACCACCCGCTCGCCACCGAGGAAGGCCCGCTCACCACCATCCAGATCGCCAAACACCGCATCGTCGCGGTGGGCGATACCTCGCGCAATCTGCCGGCCCGCACCCATGGCGTGCTGGCCGGGCAGGACGTGCTGGTGGTGCCGACCATGCGCGACAAGCTCGAAGCGCAGATCCGCGGGCTGGGCTGTGGCTGGCTGCCGGCGCCGATGGCGCAACCGCACATCGAGAGCGGCGTGCTGCAGGCGCGCGAGACCGTCGAGGTGCGCGCGCCGGGCAACTTCAAGGTGGCCTGGCGCACCAGCAACCGCGGCAAGGCGCTGCAGTGGTGGGCCGGCAAGCTGGAAGACCCGCGCCTGGCGCAGGCGCTGCTGCAGCAGCCCGATTTCGCGGGATGA
- the mog gene encoding molybdopterin adenylyltransferase, with protein MTQTTQPVVRHHPDELVVGFVSISDRASAGTYQDEGIPALREWFGRTLTSPWQAVERLIPDEPAQISRTLIELVDVAGCDLVLTTGGTGPARRDVTPEATLAVGTKEMPGFGEQMRQVSLHFVPTAILSRQVAVIRETASRAALIINLPGQPRAIRETLEGLRDADGKPVVQGIFAAVPYCIDLIGGPYMETDEAIVKAWRPKNAVRAKPAA; from the coding sequence ATGACCCAGACCACCCAGCCGGTTGTCCGCCACCATCCCGACGAACTCGTCGTCGGCTTCGTTTCGATCTCGGACCGCGCCTCGGCCGGCACCTACCAGGACGAGGGCATCCCGGCGCTGCGCGAGTGGTTCGGGCGCACGCTGACCTCGCCCTGGCAGGCGGTGGAGCGGCTGATCCCCGACGAGCCGGCGCAGATCTCGCGCACGCTGATCGAGCTGGTCGACGTGGCCGGCTGCGACCTGGTGCTGACCACCGGCGGCACCGGCCCCGCGCGCCGCGACGTGACGCCCGAGGCCACGCTGGCCGTGGGCACCAAGGAGATGCCGGGCTTTGGCGAGCAGATGCGCCAGGTCAGCCTGCATTTCGTGCCGACCGCGATCCTGTCGCGCCAGGTGGCGGTGATCCGCGAGACCGCCAGCCGCGCCGCGCTGATCATCAACCTGCCCGGCCAGCCGCGCGCGATCCGCGAAACGCTGGAAGGCCTGCGTGACGCCGACGGCAAGCCGGTGGTGCAAGGCATCTTTGCCGCGGTGCCGTATTGCATCGACCTGATCGGTGGCCCCTACATGGAAACCGACGAGGCCATCGTCAAGGCCTGGCGTCCCAAGAACGCCGTGCGGGCCAAGCCCGCGGCCTGA
- the orn gene encoding oligoribonuclease codes for MTSQAAAKSVKSENNLIWLDMEMTGLQPDTDRIIEVAVVITDSELNILAEGPVLVIHQSDAVLDGMDNWNKGTHGRSGLIDKVKASTLTEEQAEAELLAFLKRWVPAGKSPMCGNSICQDRRFMARYMPKLEAFFHYRNLDVSTLKELCKRWEPAIHKGFVKRQLHTALADILESVEELRYYRTHFIRHAAPGATPSAASPEAPAPGTPAQ; via the coding sequence ATGACAAGCCAAGCCGCCGCCAAATCCGTCAAAAGCGAAAACAACCTGATCTGGCTGGACATGGAAATGACCGGCCTGCAGCCGGATACCGACCGCATCATCGAAGTGGCGGTGGTGATTACCGACTCCGAGCTCAATATCCTGGCCGAAGGCCCGGTGCTGGTGATCCACCAGAGCGATGCCGTGCTCGACGGCATGGACAACTGGAACAAGGGCACCCACGGCCGCTCGGGCCTGATCGACAAGGTCAAGGCCTCGACCCTGACCGAAGAGCAGGCCGAGGCCGAGCTGCTTGCCTTCCTCAAGCGCTGGGTGCCGGCGGGCAAGTCGCCGATGTGCGGCAACTCGATCTGCCAGGACCGCCGCTTCATGGCGCGCTACATGCCCAAGCTGGAAGCGTTCTTCCACTACCGCAACCTGGACGTGTCCACGCTCAAGGAACTGTGCAAGCGCTGGGAGCCGGCCATCCACAAGGGCTTCGTCAAGCGCCAGCTGCACACGGCGCTGGCCGACATCCTGGAGTCGGTCGAAGAGCTGCGCTACTACCGCACGCACTTTATCCGCCACGCCGCGCCCGGCGCGACCCCTTCCGCCGCCTCCCCCGAGGCCCCGGCCCCCGGCACGCCGGCGCAATAA
- a CDS encoding M48 family metallopeptidase, whose translation MFTIVFLAALVLMVLTKLWLAARQVRHVAQHRHAVPARFADTISLASHQKAADYTIARTRLSMLEVLAGAAVLIAFTMLGGLQWLNQFWLGVFGPGYAYGVALVASVALIGGLVDLPFSLYGQFGIEQRFGFNKMTFGLWLADLVKMLLVASALGLPLLLAVLWLMDRAGSLWWVWTWLVWMAFNLFLLVVFPTFIAPLFNKFEPLDDASLRQRIESLMQRCGFASKGLFVMDGSKRSAHGNAYFTGFGAAKRIVFFDTLLSRLSGDEIEAVLAHELGHFKRRHVAKRIAVTFALSLVFLALLGWLATRSWFYTGLGVAPNLGVSNSALALVLFFLTLPVFTFLLGPLSSQSSRRHEFEADAFAADQTDAGHLVSALVKLYKDNASTLTPDPLYSAFYYSHPPAAQRIDRLLAHA comes from the coding sequence ATGTTCACGATTGTCTTTCTCGCCGCCCTGGTGCTGATGGTGCTGACCAAGCTGTGGCTGGCCGCGCGCCAGGTGCGCCATGTCGCGCAGCACCGCCATGCCGTGCCGGCGCGCTTTGCCGACACCATCAGCCTGGCCTCGCACCAGAAGGCCGCCGACTACACCATCGCGCGCACGCGGCTGTCGATGCTGGAGGTGCTGGCCGGCGCCGCGGTGCTAATCGCCTTCACCATGCTGGGCGGGTTGCAGTGGCTCAACCAGTTCTGGCTGGGTGTGTTCGGCCCTGGCTATGCCTACGGCGTGGCGCTGGTCGCCAGCGTGGCGCTGATCGGCGGACTGGTCGACCTGCCGTTCTCGCTGTATGGCCAGTTCGGCATCGAGCAGCGCTTCGGCTTCAACAAGATGACGTTCGGGCTGTGGCTGGCCGACCTGGTCAAGATGCTGCTGGTGGCCAGCGCGCTGGGCCTGCCGCTGCTGCTGGCGGTGCTGTGGCTGATGGATCGCGCCGGCTCGCTGTGGTGGGTGTGGACCTGGCTGGTGTGGATGGCGTTCAACCTGTTCCTGCTGGTGGTGTTCCCCACCTTTATCGCGCCGCTGTTCAACAAGTTCGAGCCGCTCGACGACGCGTCGCTGCGCCAGCGCATCGAGAGCCTGATGCAGCGCTGCGGCTTTGCCAGCAAGGGGCTGTTCGTGATGGACGGCAGCAAGCGCAGTGCGCACGGCAATGCGTACTTCACCGGCTTCGGCGCCGCCAAGCGCATCGTCTTCTTCGACACGCTGCTGTCGCGCCTGTCGGGCGACGAGATCGAGGCGGTGCTGGCGCACGAGCTGGGCCACTTCAAGCGCCGTCACGTGGCCAAGCGCATCGCCGTGACCTTCGCGCTGAGCCTGGTGTTCCTGGCACTGCTGGGCTGGCTGGCGACGCGCAGCTGGTTCTACACCGGGCTGGGGGTGGCGCCCAACCTGGGCGTGTCCAACAGCGCGCTGGCGCTGGTGCTGTTCTTCCTGACGCTGCCGGTCTTCACCTTCCTGCTGGGGCCGCTGTCGAGCCAGTCGTCGCGCCGCCATGAATTCGAGGCCGATGCCTTCGCCGCCGACCAGACCGATGCCGGCCACCTGGTGTCGGCGCTGGTGAAGCTGTACAAGGACAACGCCTCCACGCTGACGCCCGACCCGCTCTACAGCGCCTTCTACTACTCGCATCCGCCCGCGGCACAGCGGATCGACCGCCTGCTGGCGCACGCATGA
- a CDS encoding putative signal transducing protein produces MKLLLSATSLVHAAHCRNVLRAAGIRAELRNTWLAGATGEIPFRESAPQVWLVDDEMEAQAWAVLNAAANPVPGPNWQCDRCGEWHEAQFGACWRCGAARD; encoded by the coding sequence ATGAAACTGCTGCTGTCCGCCACGTCGCTCGTCCACGCCGCCCATTGCCGCAACGTGCTGCGCGCGGCCGGCATCCGGGCGGAGCTGCGCAATACCTGGCTGGCCGGCGCGACCGGCGAGATCCCGTTCCGCGAGAGCGCGCCGCAGGTGTGGCTGGTGGACGACGAGATGGAGGCACAGGCGTGGGCGGTGCTCAATGCCGCGGCCAACCCCGTGCCGGGGCCCAACTGGCAATGCGACCGTTGCGGCGAATGGCACGAGGCGCAGTTCGGCGCATGCTGGCGCTGCGGCGCGGCGCGCGACTAA
- the gluQRS gene encoding tRNA glutamyl-Q(34) synthetase GluQRS encodes MAVRKSAAGGYRGRFAPSPTGPLHLGSLVTALASWLDARAHGGQWLVRIEDIDTPRCVRGADHDILHTLERVGMTPDEPPVWQSRREPHYAEALRRLDAAGQLYPCGCSRKEIADSLVHVRERHQTLGYPGTCRHGLNGKLPRAWRVRVPDGPAALVCFDDRWQGRQCQNLETELGDFVLRRADGLWAYQLAVVVDDGLQGITHIVRGADLLDSTPRQIHLQHLLGLPTPAYLHVPVVVNPLGEKLSKQSGAQPIDTSAPLDALREAGAHLGLSNRAGTAQDWLARATDGWRERLSTLPASV; translated from the coding sequence ATGGCAGTGCGCAAGAGCGCCGCAGGCGGCTATCGCGGCCGCTTCGCGCCCTCGCCCACCGGGCCGCTGCACCTGGGCTCGCTGGTCACCGCGCTGGCCAGCTGGCTGGATGCGCGCGCGCATGGCGGGCAATGGCTGGTGCGCATCGAAGACATCGACACGCCGCGCTGCGTGCGCGGCGCGGACCACGACATCCTGCACACGCTGGAGCGCGTCGGCATGACGCCCGACGAGCCGCCGGTGTGGCAGAGCCGGCGCGAACCGCACTATGCCGAAGCGCTGCGCCGGCTCGATGCCGCCGGGCAGCTCTACCCGTGCGGCTGCTCGCGCAAGGAGATCGCCGATTCGCTGGTGCATGTGCGCGAGCGGCACCAGACCCTGGGCTACCCCGGCACCTGCCGCCACGGCCTGAACGGCAAGCTGCCGCGCGCATGGCGCGTGCGCGTGCCGGACGGCCCTGCCGCCTTGGTGTGCTTCGACGACCGCTGGCAGGGACGCCAGTGCCAGAACCTCGAAACCGAGCTGGGCGACTTCGTGCTGCGCCGTGCCGATGGCCTGTGGGCCTACCAGCTGGCGGTGGTGGTCGACGATGGCCTGCAGGGCATCACGCATATCGTGCGCGGCGCCGACCTGCTCGACTCCACGCCGCGGCAGATCCACCTGCAGCATCTGCTGGGCTTGCCCACGCCGGCCTACCTGCACGTGCCGGTGGTGGTGAACCCGCTTGGCGAAAAGCTCAGCAAGCAGAGCGGCGCGCAGCCGATCGACACCAGCGCCCCGCTGGACGCGCTGCGCGAGGCCGGCGCGCACCTGGGACTATCGAACCGGGCCGGCACGGCCCAGGACTGGCTGGCGCGGGCCACCGACGGCTGGCGCGAGCGGCTGTCCACGCTGCCGGCATCGGTCTAG
- a CDS encoding AEC family transporter has translation MFERIVSIITPVILIILVGWLYGRKAHPDMAGINRATLDVIAPLLVVSAFVSKDFVLADQLVLLGCAVAVVLGSGVLAWGLARWMKVDPRTFVPPMMFNNCGNMGLPLSVFAFGPAGLAPAVALFAASNLMHFTIGMKIVNRHASLAQIARNPMVLATVAGVALALARPWFTLPDPVYQSVKLLGDATVPLMLFALGVRMKDVSLRNWGMGLVGAAVCPLTGIAVALGLAHWVPLTELQRGLLFVFAALPPAVLNFLVADHFRQEPDQVASIVLLGNIAAVAFVPVGLYLGLR, from the coding sequence ATGTTCGAGCGCATCGTCTCCATCATCACGCCGGTCATCCTGATCATCCTGGTCGGGTGGCTGTACGGGCGCAAGGCCCATCCGGACATGGCGGGCATCAACCGCGCCACGCTGGACGTGATCGCGCCGCTGCTGGTGGTGTCGGCCTTCGTCAGCAAGGACTTCGTGCTGGCCGACCAGCTGGTGCTGCTGGGTTGCGCGGTGGCGGTGGTGCTGGGCTCGGGGGTGCTGGCGTGGGGGCTGGCGCGGTGGATGAAGGTCGATCCGCGCACCTTCGTGCCGCCGATGATGTTCAACAACTGCGGCAATATGGGCTTGCCGCTGTCCGTGTTCGCCTTCGGCCCGGCCGGGCTGGCGCCCGCCGTGGCGCTGTTCGCGGCGTCGAACCTGATGCACTTCACCATCGGCATGAAGATCGTCAACCGGCATGCGTCGCTGGCGCAGATCGCACGCAACCCCATGGTGCTGGCAACCGTGGCGGGCGTGGCGCTGGCGCTGGCGCGGCCGTGGTTCACGCTGCCGGACCCGGTCTACCAGTCGGTCAAGCTGCTGGGCGATGCCACCGTGCCGCTGATGCTGTTTGCGCTGGGCGTGCGCATGAAGGACGTGAGCCTGCGCAACTGGGGCATGGGGCTGGTTGGCGCGGCGGTGTGTCCGCTGACGGGCATCGCCGTGGCGCTGGGGCTGGCGCACTGGGTGCCGCTGACCGAACTGCAGCGCGGCCTGCTGTTCGTGTTCGCGGCGTTGCCGCCGGCGGTGCTGAATTTCCTGGTGGCGGACCATTTCCGGCAGGAGCCGGACCAGGTGGCGTCGATCGTGCTGCTGGGCAATATCGCCGCGGTGGCGTTCGTGCCGGTGGGGCTGTACCTGGGCTTGCGCTGA
- the rsgA gene encoding ribosome small subunit-dependent GTPase A yields the protein MSRATRHRNAGGGTHAGTLTESALIVAAHGRHYVVELADGARMHAFPRGKKSDCAVGDHVSVERAAADQCVITGVAPRKNLLHRSDQFKSKLLAANIDQVIIVLATEPGFSEDLLGRALVSAEALGIRPLVVLNKTDLPERLEEARGRLALYRGLGYETLELSVRADPAQALAALQPRVAGLASILIGQSGMGKSSLLNLLIPGVDAQTREISAKLDSGKHTTTFTRLYHLPQDWGTVDGRQGALIDSPGFQEFGLYHLSEGMLERAFPEFRPLLTACRFYNCHHVNEPGCGVLAAVASGDISERRHQLYTQLLHESSQQKPW from the coding sequence ATGAGCCGCGCCACGCGTCACCGCAACGCCGGCGGCGGCACCCACGCCGGCACCCTCACCGAATCCGCGCTGATCGTCGCCGCCCATGGCCGCCACTACGTGGTCGAGCTGGCGGACGGCGCGCGCATGCACGCCTTCCCGCGCGGCAAGAAAAGCGACTGCGCGGTGGGCGACCACGTCAGCGTAGAACGCGCCGCCGCCGACCAGTGCGTGATCACCGGGGTCGCGCCGCGCAAGAACCTGCTGCACCGCTCGGACCAGTTCAAGTCCAAGCTGCTGGCCGCCAACATCGACCAGGTCATCATCGTGCTGGCCACCGAGCCCGGCTTTTCCGAAGACCTGCTCGGGCGCGCGCTGGTCTCGGCCGAGGCGCTCGGGATCCGGCCGCTGGTGGTGCTCAACAAGACCGACCTGCCCGAACGCCTGGAAGAGGCGCGCGGCCGCCTGGCGCTGTACCGCGGGCTAGGCTACGAGACGCTTGAGCTGTCGGTGCGCGCCGACCCGGCGCAGGCACTGGCCGCGCTGCAACCGCGCGTGGCGGGACTGGCGAGCATCCTGATCGGGCAATCGGGCATGGGCAAGTCCTCGCTGCTGAACCTGCTGATCCCCGGCGTCGACGCACAGACGCGCGAGATCTCGGCCAAGCTGGATTCCGGCAAGCACACCACCACCTTCACCCGGCTCTACCACCTGCCGCAGGACTGGGGTACCGTTGATGGCCGCCAGGGGGCGCTGATTGATTCGCCCGGGTTCCAGGAATTCGGCCTTTACCATCTCAGCGAAGGGATGCTGGAACGCGCCTTCCCCGAGTTCCGCCCGCTGCTGACGGCGTGCCGCTTCTACAACTGCCATCACGTCAACGAGCCCGGCTGTGGCGTGCTGGCGGCGGTGGCATCGGGTGATATCTCGGAACGCCGGCACCAGCTTTACACGCAGCTGCTGCACGAATCCAGCCAGCAGAAGCCGTGGTAA
- the yjgA gene encoding ribosome biogenesis factor YjgA, with protein MTRNSRNSQGARFPGGFAPEPEDDEPKSKSQRKRDMTALQDLGAELEALAKDRLARVPMPEALADAIHQARRITSHEGKRRQMQYVGKIMRGLEDEEVEVIRQALEGFKGTSKAETARMHLIERWRELLLAEDAALTRFLGEHPGIDVQALRNTIRNARKEKELGKPPRYFRELFQAIKTALDLKDGKGRAAEETNPDHPEPEA; from the coding sequence ATGACGCGAAATTCCCGTAACTCCCAAGGCGCGCGCTTTCCCGGAGGCTTTGCCCCCGAGCCGGAAGACGACGAACCGAAAAGCAAGTCGCAGCGCAAGCGCGACATGACCGCCCTGCAAGACCTTGGCGCAGAACTCGAGGCGCTGGCCAAGGACCGCCTGGCACGCGTGCCGATGCCCGAGGCGCTCGCCGATGCCATCCATCAGGCGCGCCGCATCACCAGCCACGAAGGCAAGCGCCGCCAGATGCAGTACGTCGGCAAGATCATGCGCGGCCTCGAGGATGAAGAGGTCGAGGTGATCCGGCAAGCGCTGGAAGGCTTCAAGGGCACCAGCAAGGCCGAAACCGCCCGCATGCATCTGATCGAGCGCTGGCGCGAGCTGCTGCTGGCCGAAGACGCGGCGCTGACGCGCTTCCTCGGCGAGCATCCCGGCATCGACGTGCAGGCGCTGCGCAACACCATCCGCAACGCGCGCAAGGAAAAAGAGCTGGGCAAGCCCCCGCGCTATTTCCGCGAGCTGTTCCAGGCGATCAAGACGGCGCTGGACCTGAAGGACGGCAAGGGCCGCGCCGCCGAGGAAACAAACCCCGACCATCCGGAGCCCGAGGCATGA
- a CDS encoding CobD/CbiB family protein, producing MTFVSILLALIAEQFRALGRNNPIYEIVRALGDRAEHAFDTGRPRDAALAWLTVVLPLTLAVIVVHYLLASISVALTLAWNVLVLYMTLGFRQFSHYFTDIHEALNRDDVHTARTLLHEWTGLDTVEMPVSEIVRHTLEAAIIAVHRHVFGVFFWFLVPVGPGGVVLYRTAEYLGRHWNLPSTERSPALGRFAARAFYLLDWIPSRLTSIGFAIVGNFEDAVYAWRNHARKWNDAVNGILLASGGGALGVRLGTPLAEDDSTVVLRTSVAGPAVDYAPGMEDADGANGGPEPAPPEFGTEPGVRTLQSAVGLVWRAVVLWMLLLAMVSLALWVG from the coding sequence ATGACCTTTGTTTCCATTCTCCTGGCGCTAATTGCCGAGCAGTTCCGCGCCCTGGGCCGCAACAACCCGATCTACGAGATCGTGCGCGCCCTCGGCGACCGCGCCGAGCACGCCTTCGACACCGGCCGCCCGCGCGACGCCGCGCTGGCGTGGCTGACCGTGGTGCTGCCGCTGACCCTGGCGGTGATCGTGGTGCACTACCTGTTGGCGTCGATCAGCGTGGCGCTGACGCTCGCGTGGAATGTGCTGGTGCTGTACATGACGCTGGGCTTCCGCCAGTTCAGCCACTACTTCACCGATATCCACGAGGCGCTCAACCGCGACGACGTCCATACCGCGCGCACGCTGCTGCACGAGTGGACCGGGCTCGACACCGTCGAGATGCCGGTGTCCGAAATCGTGCGGCATACGCTGGAAGCGGCGATCATCGCCGTGCACCGGCACGTGTTCGGCGTGTTCTTCTGGTTCCTGGTGCCGGTCGGCCCCGGCGGCGTGGTGCTGTACCGCACGGCCGAATACCTGGGCCGGCACTGGAACCTGCCGTCGACCGAGCGCAGCCCCGCGCTGGGCCGTTTCGCCGCGCGCGCCTTCTACCTGCTGGACTGGATCCCGTCGCGGCTGACCTCGATCGGCTTTGCCATCGTCGGCAACTTCGAGGACGCGGTCTACGCCTGGCGCAACCATGCGCGCAAGTGGAACGATGCCGTCAACGGCATCCTGCTGGCGAGCGGAGGCGGGGCTTTGGGCGTGCGGCTGGGCACGCCGCTGGCCGAGGACGATTCCACGGTGGTGCTGCGCACCAGCGTGGCTGGCCCGGCGGTGGACTATGCGCCCGGCATGGAAGATGCCGACGGCGCCAACGGCGGCCCGGAACCGGCGCCGCCCGAGTTCGGCACCGAGCCCGGCGTGCGCACGCTGCAGTCGGCGGTGGGGCTGGTGTGGCGCGCGGTGGTGTTGTGGATGCTGCTGCTGGCGATGGTGTCGCTGGCGCTGTGGGTGGGTTGA
- the pmbA gene encoding metalloprotease PmbA → MDQIAEQTAHFTYTQAQLSEMAADVLRVARELGATDAATEISEGSGLSVSVRKGQVETIEQNRDKVVGVTVMIGKRRGNASTSDFSPAALRATAEAAYNIARFTAEDDCAGLAEEELLERAPQDLDLFHPWALDAEAAIDIATRAEAAAFAVSPRIRNSDGASVSAQHSQFVLATTRGFSGGYPYSRHFISCAPIAGSGSGMQRDDWYSSKRSPLALAAPEDIGRYAAERALARLQARKLTTRRCPVLFEAPLAAGLLGAFVQAVSGGALYRKSTFLCDSLGQTVFAPHVQIHEQPHVPGAMGSAPFDEEGVRTRERDVVKDGVVQGYFLSTYSARKLGMQTTGNAGGSHNLTLSSSLTQPGDDFPAMLRKLGTGLLVTELMGQGVNYVTGDYSRGASGYWVENGVIQYPVEEITIAGNMAEMFKQIVAIGADALVRGTKETGSILLEQMTIAGN, encoded by the coding sequence ATGGACCAGATCGCCGAACAGACCGCGCATTTCACCTACACCCAGGCCCAGCTCAGCGAGATGGCCGCCGATGTGCTGCGGGTGGCACGCGAGCTGGGGGCGACCGACGCCGCCACCGAGATCTCCGAAGGCAGCGGCCTGTCGGTGTCGGTGCGCAAGGGCCAGGTCGAGACCATCGAGCAGAACCGCGACAAGGTGGTCGGGGTCACGGTGATGATCGGCAAGCGCCGCGGCAACGCCAGCACCTCGGACTTCTCGCCGGCCGCGCTGCGCGCCACTGCCGAGGCGGCCTACAACATCGCCCGCTTCACCGCCGAGGATGACTGCGCCGGCCTGGCCGAAGAGGAACTGCTGGAGCGCGCGCCGCAGGACCTGGACCTGTTCCACCCGTGGGCGCTCGACGCCGAAGCCGCGATCGACATCGCCACCCGCGCCGAGGCCGCCGCCTTCGCGGTATCGCCGCGCATCCGCAACAGCGACGGCGCCAGCGTCTCGGCCCAGCATTCGCAGTTCGTGCTGGCGACCACGCGCGGCTTCAGCGGCGGCTATCCGTATTCGCGCCATTTCATCTCGTGCGCGCCGATCGCCGGCAGCGGCAGCGGCATGCAGCGCGACGACTGGTATTCGTCCAAGCGCTCGCCGCTGGCGCTGGCCGCGCCCGAGGACATCGGCCGCTACGCCGCCGAGCGCGCGCTGGCGCGGCTGCAGGCGCGCAAGCTGACCACGCGCCGCTGCCCGGTGCTGTTCGAGGCGCCGCTGGCCGCGGGGCTGCTGGGCGCCTTCGTGCAGGCCGTCTCGGGCGGGGCGCTGTACCGCAAGTCCACCTTCCTGTGCGATTCGCTGGGCCAGACCGTGTTCGCCCCGCATGTCCAGATCCATGAACAGCCGCATGTGCCGGGTGCCATGGGCAGCGCCCCGTTCGACGAAGAGGGCGTACGCACGCGCGAGCGCGACGTGGTCAAGGATGGCGTGGTGCAGGGCTATTTCCTCTCCACCTATTCGGCGCGCAAGCTCGGCATGCAGACCACCGGCAATGCCGGCGGCTCGCACAACCTGACGCTGTCGAGCAGCCTGACCCAGCCCGGTGACGATTTCCCGGCCATGCTGCGCAAGCTGGGCACTGGCCTGCTGGTGACCGAACTGATGGGGCAGGGCGTCAATTACGTGACCGGCGACTATTCGCGCGGCGCATCGGGCTACTGGGTCGAGAACGGCGTGATCCAGTACCCGGTCGAGGAAATCACCATCGCCGGCAACATGGCGGAGATGTTCAAGCAGATCGTCGCGATCGGCGCCGATGCGCTGGTGCGCGGCACCAAGGAAACCGGCTCGATCCTGCTCGAACAGATGACGATCGCGGGGAACTGA